The Clostridium septicum genome contains a region encoding:
- the bcp gene encoding thioredoxin-dependent thiol peroxidase, whose product MIELGKLAPDFTLIGSDGNEHSLSDYRGKKVILYFYPKDNTPGCSTEACDFRDNNNEINNLNAIVIGISKDSLSSHNKFIEKFHLPFILLSDEEKAVCALYDVIKEKNMYGKKVLGIERSTFIINEEGILIKEFRKVKVKGHVEAVIEELRL is encoded by the coding sequence ATGATAGAATTAGGTAAATTAGCACCAGATTTTACTCTTATAGGCTCTGATGGCAATGAACATAGTCTAAGTGATTATAGAGGCAAAAAGGTAATATTATATTTCTACCCTAAAGACAATACTCCTGGTTGCTCTACAGAAGCTTGTGACTTTAGAGATAATAACAATGAGATTAACAATCTTAATGCCATAGTAATTGGAATAAGTAAGGATTCTCTATCCTCACATAATAAATTCATAGAAAAGTTCCATTTACCTTTTATTTTATTAAGTGATGAAGAAAAGGCTGTGTGTGCCCTTTATGATGTAATAAAAGAAAAAAATATGTATGGTAAAAAAGTACTCGGAATTGAACGAAGTACTTTTATAATTAATGAAGAAGGAATTCTTATTAAAGAATTTAGAAAAGTTAAAGTTAAAGGCCATGTTGAGGCTGTAATAGAAGAATTACGCTTATAA
- a CDS encoding IS91 family transposase gives MKKGKIKRILEDHWKEFEKLYKNKIRPNVKKEVEKVLKCKDTKYGFIELKCNNCNTTKRIGFTCKSRFCTSCGKIYTDNWIDNMLGNLINVRHRHIVFTIPKELREFFGLDRQRLKILPKCAARAVTSWMHSLNRKEEFTPGIVTVIHTFGRDLKWNPHVHMMVTEGGRGNITEWRHIRHISYESLRKRWQKVLLDEITYINGNTKEIKLLKNKLYKEKDKGFYVHAKTEIKSAKTAAKYVGRYVGRPAIAESRILKYDGENVTYKYTRHEDNKVIVETVHVYEFIKRIIRHIPEKNFKMIRYFGIYSRRSKGKFNFIKMIDEKILSIRRSIATWENRILAISGVNPCKCPNCGNKMRFHDIVYPKYGSMRERLRIKIIEENEEKLEKAIENYAITKRILSGKIIPKTT, from the coding sequence ATGAAAAAAGGTAAGATAAAAAGAATATTAGAAGACCATTGGAAAGAGTTTGAAAAGTTATATAAAAATAAGATTAGACCTAATGTTAAAAAGGAAGTAGAAAAAGTTTTAAAGTGTAAAGATACAAAGTATGGATTTATTGAATTGAAGTGTAATAATTGTAATACTACAAAGAGAATCGGATTTACATGTAAAAGTAGATTTTGTACTTCATGTGGAAAGATTTATACGGATAATTGGATTGATAATATGTTGGGAAATTTAATAAATGTTAGGCATAGACATATAGTTTTTACTATACCAAAAGAATTAAGAGAATTCTTTGGACTGGATAGACAAAGACTTAAGATATTGCCGAAGTGCGCAGCGAGAGCTGTTACGAGTTGGATGCATAGTTTAAATAGAAAGGAGGAATTCACACCAGGTATAGTAACTGTAATACATACATTTGGAAGAGATTTAAAGTGGAATCCTCATGTACATATGATGGTTACAGAAGGAGGGAGAGGAAATATAACAGAATGGAGGCATATAAGGCACATATCTTATGAATCATTAAGAAAAAGATGGCAAAAGGTTTTGTTAGATGAAATAACTTATATAAATGGAAATACAAAAGAAATTAAATTACTAAAAAATAAACTATATAAAGAGAAAGATAAAGGTTTTTATGTTCATGCTAAAACTGAGATAAAATCAGCGAAGACAGCAGCAAAATATGTAGGGAGATATGTGGGACGTCCTGCGATAGCGGAATCAAGGATTCTTAAATATGATGGTGAAAATGTGACTTATAAATATACTAGACATGAAGATAATAAGGTCATAGTTGAAACTGTACATGTATATGAGTTCATAAAAAGAATAATAAGACATATTCCAGAGAAAAATTTTAAAATGATAAGATACTTTGGAATTTATTCTAGAAGAAGCAAAGGAAAATTTAATTTTATAAAAATGATAGATGAAAAGATATTAAGTATAAGAAGATCTATAGCAACTTGGGAGAATAGAATACTGGCAATAAGTGGTGTAAATCCGTGTAAATGTCCTAACTGTGGTAATAAAATGAGATTTCATGATATTGTATATCCTAAATATGGGTCCATGAGGGAACGGCTGAGAATTAAGATTATAGAAGAGAATGAAGAAAAATTAGAAAAGGCTATAGAAAATTATGCTATTACTAAACGTATATTAAGTGGTAAAATAATTCCGAAAACAACTTAG
- a CDS encoding IS91 family transposase gives MKKGKIKRILEDHWKEFEKLYKNKIRPNVKKEVEKVLKCKDTKYGFIELKCNNCNTTKRIGFTCKSRFCTSCGKIYTDNWIDNMLGNLINVRHRHIVFTIPKELREFFGLDRQRLKILPKCAARAVTSWMHSLNRKEEFTPGIVTVIHTFGRDLKWNPHVHMMVTEGGRGNITEWRHIRHISYESLRKRWQKVLLDEITYINGNTKEIKLLKNKLYKEKDKGFYVHAKTEIKSAKTAAKYVGRYVGRPAIAESRILKYDGENVTYKYTRHEDNKVIVETVHVYEFIKRIIRHIPEKNFKMIRYFGIYSRRSKGKFNFIKMIDEKILSIRRSIATWENRILAISGVNPCKCPNCGNKMRFHDIVYPKYGSMRERLRIKIIEENEEKLEKAIENYAITKRILSGKIIPKTT, from the coding sequence ATGAAAAAAGGTAAAATAAAAAGAATATTAGAAGACCATTGGAAAGAGTTTGAAAAGTTATATAAAAATAAGATTAGACCTAATGTTAAAAAGGAAGTAGAAAAAGTTTTAAAGTGTAAAGATACAAAGTATGGATTTATTGAATTGAAGTGTAATAATTGTAATACTACAAAGAGAATCGGATTTACATGTAAAAGTAGATTTTGTACTTCATGTGGAAAGATTTATACGGATAATTGGATTGATAATATGTTGGGAAATTTAATAAATGTTAGGCATAGACATATAGTTTTTACTATACCAAAAGAATTAAGAGAATTTTTTGGACTGGATAGACAAAGACTTAAGATATTGCCGAAGTGCGCAGCGAGAGCTGTTACGAGTTGGATGCATAGTTTAAATAGAAAGGAGGAATTCACACCAGGTATAGTAACTGTAATACATACATTTGGAAGAGATTTGAAGTGGAATCCTCATGTACATATGATGGTTACAGAAGGAGGGAGAGGAAATATAACAGAATGGAGGCATATAAGGCACATATCTTATGAATCATTAAGAAAAAGATGGCAAAAGGTTTTGTTAGATGAAATAACTTATATAAATGGAAATACAAAAGAAATTAAATTACTAAAAAATAAACTATATAAAGAGAAAGATAAAGGTTTTTATGTTCATGCTAAAACTGAGATAAAATCAGCGAAGACAGCAGCAAAATATGTAGGGAGATATGTGGGACGTCCTGCGATAGCGGAATCAAGGATTCTTAAATATGATGGTGAAAATGTGACTTATAAATATACTAGACATGAAGATAATAAGGTCATAGTTGAAACTGTACATGTATATGAGTTCATAAAAAGAATAATAAGACATATTCCAGAGAAAAATTTTAAAATGATAAGATACTTTGGAATTTATTCTAGAAGAAGCAAAGGAAAATTTAATTTTATAAAAATGATAGATGAAAAGATATTAAGTATAAGAAGATCTATAGCAACTTGGGAGAATAGAATACTGGCAATAAGTGGTGTAAATCCGTGTAAATGTCCTAACTGTGGTAATAAAATGAGATTTCATGATATTGTATATCCTAAATATGGGTCCATGAGGGAACGGCTGAGAATTAAGATTATAGAAGAGAATGAAGAAAAATTAGAAAAGGCTATAGAAAATTATGCTATTACTAAACGTATATTAAGTGGTAAAATAATTCCGAAAACAACTTAG
- a CDS encoding uracil-DNA glycosylase, whose translation MKKILDNDWQELLESEFQKEYYQDLRKFLIYEYKTKTIYPNMYDIFNALKFTSYKDVKVVIIGQDPYHGPNQAHGLSFSVNKGIKTPPSLLNIYKELNSDLGCYIPNNGYLKKWADQGILLINTVLTVRAHEANSHKNMGWEIFTDKIISLLNGKDDPIVFILWGNPAIKKSLLITNKNHFILKSPHPSPLSASRGFFGSRPFSKTNEILKFIGKSPIDWQIENI comes from the coding sequence ATGAAAAAAATTTTAGATAATGACTGGCAAGAATTATTAGAAAGTGAATTTCAAAAAGAATATTATCAAGATTTAAGAAAATTTCTAATTTATGAATATAAAACAAAAACCATATATCCTAATATGTATGATATATTTAACGCATTAAAGTTTACTTCCTATAAAGATGTTAAAGTTGTTATTATAGGTCAAGATCCTTATCACGGACCTAATCAAGCTCATGGTCTTAGCTTTTCTGTTAATAAAGGTATTAAAACTCCTCCTTCACTACTAAATATTTATAAAGAGCTTAATTCTGATTTAGGATGCTACATACCTAATAACGGTTATCTGAAAAAATGGGCTGATCAAGGTATTTTACTTATAAATACTGTACTTACAGTAAGAGCACATGAAGCAAATTCACATAAAAATATGGGATGGGAAATATTTACTGATAAAATCATAAGTCTACTTAATGGAAAAGATGACCCAATAGTTTTTATTCTCTGGGGAAATCCTGCTATAAAAAAATCTTTATTAATAACAAATAAAAATCATTTTATACTAAAGTCTCCTCATCCAAGTCCACTATCGGCTTCTAGAGGTTTTTTTGGAAGTAGACCATTTTCTAAAACAAATGAAATTTTAAAATTTATTGGAAAATCTCCCATTGACTGGCAAATAGAAAATATATAA